The Caldisericum exile AZM16c01 region AAAACTTTGAAATCATAAAAAAGATTACAAAAACTACAAAAATGCTTCCAAACACGAAAAATGATAAAAATGGCGTTGAATTATCTAAAGATGAAATAAAATTACTTAAATATATCTTGGATGGCACACCAATTTCTATTATAATGGAAGAGATGTCCATGAGTTATGTTAAGTTCTTAGAGGTATTAAAAGGATTATTAAGGAAAGAAATTGTTACTTTGGGAGGCTAAAAACAGTTAATAAAACTGTTTTAATTAAGGATATTAAATATGAGGAATAGAGAGTTGTTAAACGTGCAAAACTTAAACAAGATTTATGGAATAATTAGAAAATTCTCAAGCACTCTAAAGCTCCAAGAACTTATAGATCTAAGAAAGGAAAAGATTAGGGAAGAGTTAAAACACTCTTTAAAACTTAGGAAAGTTATTAAGGTAGCCTTTGGTATCCCTATCTTTGGGAGGTCATTTATTAGGGACTTCTCTCCGTTAAAAACACTCTTAACGGATTGGGCAAGGTTACCAAATAGGTTAGTCCCTGTGCTTGGTGCAGGGACTATGGTTAGCCAAATTCCGCCTGTAGGCTATATGGCTAACTTGAATTGGCGGATTAAAAATAAGCCTACCAAAAGCTATCCAATTTCGGATAGTTTTTGAAACCAGGATAAAATGGAAGGAAGACTTTCAAAAGTACAAATTGTTTTAAATGAAGAAGAACTCAAAAAAATAGAAGAATTATTTGGTGAGTATCTTGTCGAATCTGAAGCAAGGGACATCGTTCTTCTTAACAAAAGCGGCGAACTCCTTGCAAAAAGTGGAGATATAACTTCTGATGTTGCACAAAACATATCTGCACTTGCAGCAGGAGTATTCTCTGCAACAAATGAACTTGCAAGGCTTTTGGGTGAGAAGGAATTTACAATTACATTCCACCAAGGACAGGAAACAAACATTCACATATCCCTTATTACTCAAAACGCACTCCTTGCTATGATTTTCGACAATAAATTACCGATTGGCGCAATAAGATTTTGGGCAAAGAAAACAGGTAATGAAATAAAGCCAATAATCGAAGGTGCAGAAAAAAGAGCAGAGAACCAAACTCAAAAGGTTATAAACGAGGACGTAGAAAAGGATATTGAAGACCTATTCTAAGGAGAAAAGATGAGTACAATCAATTTTGCAAAGAGAGAAATCTCTTTTAAGATAGTATATTATGGACCTGCAATGAGTGGAAAAACAACAAATCTCAGGCACATTTATACAACCCTGCCGGACAAAGTAAAAGGCGATTTTACAAGTATCGCAACCGAAACAGAAAGAACGCTTTTCTTTGATTTTTTACCCCTTGAACTTGGAAGCATCAAGGGTTTCACAATAAGACTAAGCCTTTATACTGTGCCTGGACAATACATCTATAAACTTACGAGAAAATCGGTTTTAAGAGCAACTGATGGGATTGTTTTTGTTGCTGATTCTCAAATTGAAAAGCGACAAGAAAACATTGATAGTTTTCAAGATATGATTGAAAACCTCATAGAATTTGGGGAAAATGTTGAAACGATGCCAATTATCCTTCAATACAATAAAAGGGATTTACCAAATATCCTTTCAATAGAAGAACTGCAACAGGATTTAAACAAAGATAACAAATACCAATATTTTGAAGCAATTGCGCAAGAAGGCATAAATGTAGTAGAAACTTTAAAGGCAATCACAAAACTTGTAGTCCAAAAGGCATAATGAAACCGACATTTATTGGTATTGCAGGTGGCACAGGCTCAGGCAAAACAACTGTTGCAAAGATAATCCAAAAATCTTTGGGAAAAGATAAAACTGCAATCATTTCGATGGATTCATATTACAAGGACTTTCCAGAGTTAACAATCGAAGAAAGAAAGAAACTTAATTATGACCATCCATCAATTTTTGACATTGAACTTTTAAAAAAGCATCTTGAAGATTTAAAGCATGGAATCCCAATAAAAGTGCCTATTTACTCTTTTGAAAAATACGCAAGAACGGGGGAATTTGAGGATATCTATCCCAAGCCAATTATTATCGTTGAAGGTATTCTTCTTTTTTATTATGACGAAATAAGAGATTTCTTTTCAATCAAGATCTTTGTCGATACCGACCCTGATGTAAGAATTATAAGAAGAATTGAAAGAGATGTTCTTGAAAGAGGAAGAACCTTAAAATCAGTTATAAACCAGTATCTTGAAACAGTAAGACCAATGCATATCCAATTTGTAGAACCAACTAAACAGTTTGCAGATATTATTATTCCTCGTGGCGGCAAAAACGAAATTGCAATGGACATAATTCTTGCAAAGATTAAATCAATTTTAAATCAATAATAAATTTCTTTTTTCTTAATTTTTGTCGTAAAATATATACCCAAAATAACATTAAGGAGGTAGGATGAAAAAAATAATTATTATTTTATTAACTCTTATCTTTCTCCTAACAGGTGCATCTTACACTAACGCTAAGGAACCTATATTCACTAAACCTATTGGTCTTTACGGTGGCGAAATTGACAAAGTTGTCGTTTCAACAAACTTTTCAAATGATGGAATAATCTTTGCAGGTGGTCCTGAAGGATTTTATGTCTCGAAAGATGGTGCAAAAACTTTTAACTCTATAAACCTTTCCGTTGGATATAACTTAACGTTTGAAGGTATAAATGATTTTGCACTTTCAAAAGATTTTTCAAAGGACAACACGGTCTATATAGGAACAAAAAACGGCATTTATATGACAAGCGATTTTGGAAAATCTTTCAAACCCTACCAAATGGGCATTGAAGCAACCTACATTACTCAATTAACAAGCGACCCAATAACGAATACCCTTATGGCCGTTTCAGTGAGTTTCGAAAAACGAAGCGATGGAAAAGTTTTAAACACAAACTTGATTATGGTAAATAATGGATCTTCATGGAAAACAGTTGCAAAATTTACATCAGAATATGTCACCGCAATTGCAACATACAACGACAACTATTTTATCGGAACAGAATTTGGAAAGTTTTACAAAATTGACGGAACAAATAAAACTCTTCTTTATACTGTAAACTCGCCAATAACATCAATATCCATTAAAAATAACGCTTATGCATTTTCAACACTCGGAAGTGGGATTTATCTTTCAAATGATCTGAAAACATTCAATCAGGAATTAAATGGGAACAAAATTATTGGTATAAAGATAGATGACTTGAACAATCTTTACGCACTTTCACGAACTAAAAAAATGTTTGTCAAAGTTAATGGAAGTTATACAACTTACGAAATTCCAGTACCTTCAACCAATATCTCCTTTGATGTTTGTGCTGATGCTATTTTTATCGCTTCATATGAATATGGTATCATTAAATTTGACAAGGCAAGCAAAACTTTTTCACTTTCAAATACAGGAATAACTAATATAAATACGACAACTTTGAGCTTCTCACCTAATTATTCAACAAACAAAACCGTCTATCTTGGGACTGCAAATAATGGGTTATACGTTTCAAGAGATGGAGGTAAATCATTCGAAAGCATTGGCAATCTTGATACACACGAAATTCTTGAGGTAAAAGAGATTTCAAATGGGACAATTCTTATTGGAACACTTGGGGAGGGAATATTTGCTTCAACCGACGCAGGAAAAACTTTCAAACAACTCGACATTTTAAAAGATCACTCAGTTTCTGTTATTTATGAATATAACAAAACATTATTCATAGGGACAGAGGATGATGGCCTCTATAAATCGGATCTCAATCTTTCAAATTTAGAAAAAATAAAGGATCTTTATCCATATGACTTAAATATAAACTTTGTCAAAGGGATAGGCAATTATATTTTTATTGCAACGAATGGTGGAAACCTCTATAGGTCAGAAGACTCAGGTAAAACGTTTAAAGAAATTGCAAACAATAAATTCTGGGGAATGAGTATTACGGGGCTTGATATTTCAAAAACATTTTTAAGTGACGGGCTTGTTCTTGTCGGGACTGCAGCAGGTGAATTTATATCAAACGATAGAGGAAACACTTTTATGCAAATTTACGATCTTGGAACAACATGGGCAGATGGCGTTCAAATATCTCCAAACTATGCAAGCGACGGATTTATGGTTGTAGGTGCATGGGGATCATCTGGTACCACATACGGCAATATATACATAACTAAAAATAGAGGTTTAAGTTATGAAAATATTGGTTTTAGCCTAACTAATAGATATGTTATAAATGTATTTTTATCGCCTGACTTTTATTACGGCAAAAGTGGAAGCCTTTTTGTTCTAACCTCATCAGGTGGCTTATTCAGATATTCATTTGAAACTACTCCTGTTGAAATAATCCTTACAGTTGGAAAAAACGAAATCATTATAAATAGTGATAAAAAAACAATTGATGCGGCACCTTACATCAAAAACGGAAGAACTCTTGTCCCAATAAGATTTATCTCAGAAGCATTTGGCGCAACTGTTGAGTGGAACAATACAACTAAAGAGGTTACAATCAAATATCAAAATAAAACAATTATTTTAAAAATTGGAAGCTCATATGCAATTGTAAACGGAAAACAAACCCCAATAGATATTGACCCTAAAGTGGTTCCAGAAATTACAAGTGGAAGGACGTTTGTGCCTATAAGATTTATTTCAGAAACATTCGGGGCAAAGGTTGAATGGGATAACATAACAAGACAAGTAAGAATAACTTTAGGAGGCTAACATGAAGAAACTAAAACTTTTGTTCATCTCCTTAATAATTTTATCTGTTGTATTTCTTGGAACTTTTAAGACTGTTAAATCAGAAAATACAAATGAAATTCTTATTTCAGAAACATTTGGCGGAAAGCAAGCAATTCTGAATGAATTGATGAAAGCAAAAAATGAGCTTTTCATTAATATCTATGGCTTTACAGACTTTGATTTTATTCCTCCTATAATAAATCTTGCAAAACAAGGAGTAGAGGTTAGGGTCATTCTCGAAGAAGCACCATATCAATCGGAAACCCAAAATTTCGATATAAGAGAAATGCTCAAAAAATATGGAATAGAAGTAAGATGGGCAAGACCTGAATTCTTCTTAACACATGCAAAATATGTTGTAATTGATGATACCGAAGCAATTGTCCTCACCGGGAATTTTACTTATTCAAGTTTTGCTAAGAATAGAGAATTTGGTCTTGTAACATATAATAGGGAAGATGTGGAAACCTTAAAAAACCTTTTCAATGCTGACTGGAATAGAACTAACTTTACAAACACAAATCCAAATGTTATTGTAAGCCCCATTGATTCAAGAGAAAAAATTGAAAATGCATTAAAAAGTGCAAAAAGTAGTATTAAAATTTGGGAACAAAGTATTTCTGACCAATCAATAATAAATATCCTCAAAGAGCAAAAAGCAAAAGGTGTTGATGTAAAAATTCTTATGCCAACATCCTATGCAGCAGATGCTAAAAAAGAACTTGGGGACTCTGTCCTCGCTTTGCCAAATCCGTATATCCATGCAAAGACATTCATCATTGATGATACATATGCCTATATCGGCTCTAATAACTTCACTCAGCCTTCACTTGAAAATGAAAGAGAAACAGCGCTTTTCACTTACAATAAAGATACTATTAATGAACTTGAACTTATTTGGAATTGGGACTTATCTCATGCAATAGTTCCATAAATTGACTTCTCAGGAAAATTTGGTAAAATAATTTGAGAAAGGAGTATGGAAATGGAAGAAGCACAAGTACTTGCTGGTCTTAAAAGGAGGAAAAAAATCCTTGAATACATTACTAGTTATGGATTTATTACGCCTGCCCTAATCATCTTGGGAGTTTTTGCAATTTTTCCAACATTCTATGTATTTTATCTTTCTCTTTTTGATTGGTCGATGATAGGAGGAAAAACATTCATTGGTTTGCAAAACTATTTAAACCTTTTAATTAAACCTCCTTATTCCCAGGATTTTTGGCACGCAGCATTGGTTACAGTAGAGTATGTTGCACTACAAGTTCCAATTACTATGGCATTATCTCTTTTCCTTGCAACACTTTTGATGAAGCCCATAAAATTTAGGAGTTTCTTTAGGCTTGGAATTTTTGTTGCATATGTTACACCACTTGTTGCAACTTCAATTGTTTGGGAATGGATTTTTCACCCAGACTATGGAATCCTAAACTCAATTTTAAAATTACTCAATCTTCCACCTTCGCCATGGTTAATTGGCTTTCCTTCGGCACTTTTTGCAATTGTCATTTACACGGTTTGGCATGACCTGGGATATTCAACGATTTTATTTATGGCAGGCCTTACTGCTGTTTCAAAGGAATTACAGGAAGCAGCACAAATTGATGGTGCAAATGCATGGGGAGTATTTTGGCATGTAACGTGGCCTTTACTTTCACCGACAACCTTCTATATCTTCATAATCTCCTTAATAGGAGCATTCAGAATGTTTACGCCAGTCCTTGTTTTAACTCAAGGAGGGCCGTACAATTCAACGACAACTATAGGCTATATGCTCTACCGTGAGGCATTCCAATACTGGAAGTCAGGTTTTGCAAGTTCCATTGCTGTAGTTCTCTTTGGCATCATATTTAGTATCACTCTTATCCAATTTAGAGTAACAGGAAGAAGAGTTTTCTATTCAGAGGGAACGGAGGGTGAAGAATAATGAAAATAAATTTCAAGAAGTCGTATTTTTTTTCATACCTAATTCTTGCATTTGTAACAATTGTTATGGTGTTCCCATTTTATTGGATGATTGTAACATCTCTAAGCAAACCTGAGAACCTTTTTAGATATCCTCCAAAACTTTGGCCGGATTTTCAGTGGAAAAACTACATAGACATGTGGAAATCAAATCCCCAAGGCGTTCCTTGGACCCGTTATATTCTTAATACCATTTTTGTTGCAACCACTACAACTTTACTTTCCCTCTTCAACTCATCTCTTGCAGGTTTCGCATTTGCAAGGCTCAAATTTCCTCTTAAGAATCAGATCTTCATGTTAATCCTTGGCATTATGATGATCCCGGGAGAACTTATGCTTATCCCGAACTATTTGACACTTTATAGACTTAATTGGCTCAACTCATATCAGGCGCTAATAATACCATTTGGCGCAAGCGTATTTGGAACATTCCTAACAAGACAGGCATTTAAGCAAATACCAAACGAGTTATGGGAGGCAGCACAAATTGATGGATGCTCTATCGGAAGATTTTATTTTAATATTGCGCTACCAATTATTAAGCCAACTCTTTTTGCTCTTGCACTTTTTGTATTCCTTGGTGCATGGAACGCATTTTTGTGGCCTTTAATCGTAAATACAGATCCAAGATTCATGCCACTTGAAGTTGCACTTTACTCGTTTATTGGAGCAGAAAGTACAAACTGGCAATTGCTTGCAGCAGCGGCAACAATGGCTACAACACCAGTTTTGATTCTATTTCTCATATTCCAAACGCAATTCATCGAGGGAATTTCAAGAGGAGCAATCAAAGGATAATTTTACAGTAGGTCTTAACTTTTAAAGCGTGTGCTAAAGCACACGCTTTTTTATTAAATGCACAACCTAAATACTTACAAATGATACTTAAAAACGAAAAACATCTTATTTCCAATTTAACCTAAAACACCATAAGATTTTCTAACAAAATGAAATTCGATCAAAAATACAAAACTTCAATTTTGAATATTTCATTTGGTAAGAATCCTTCGTTATTTTTCAAAGTTAAATTAGTTTACCTAAAGTGCTTTCCAAAACCTTTATAAAAATAACCTTTATGTTTCCTTTAGGAGAAATTAAAGTATACTTAAAAATTTCGCGATATTGAAATAAAAAATCCCCGAAGGGAGCCCTTCGGGGATATATAATTAGTTATTTTTTTCCTTACTATCTAATATATGATCTTAACTTCTGGCCAAGTTCTTTAATTCCATCTGCAGGAGAAATCTTTTGGAGATATATCTTTTGAAGTTCTGCACCAATGTCGGAACGTGCCTGGTTCCACTCTTTTGTTGGTGGCTGAACAATAGCAAAATTAAGTGAATCAAGTCCTGCTTTTCTTTCTGGATGCTCTGATAGGAATTGTTTAAACACTGGAAGATCAAGTGCAGATTTTCTAACAGGGAGGTATCCTGTATCAATTGACCATCTTGCTGTTTGATAGGGTGCATCAAACCATTTTACAAACTCCCAAGCCCCACGCTGGACATCTGCACTATATTTTTGACCAAAAATAACTACGTTCGTACCATACATTGAAGTGTATTGACCTTTTGGTCCTGCTGGAATTGGTGCTTGCGACCACTTGAATTTACCCGCAACCGCTTGATCTATATATGTATACGATGCAACTGAAGCAAATACAAATGCGCATTTCTTATTACCAAAGTCTGTTTGGTAGTTATATCCTGTTGTAAAGTGAATATAACCATTCTTATAAAGATCGTTCATGAATTCAACTGCCTTCAAGACATTTGTATCCTTATCAAATAATACGTTTCTATAATCATCTGTTAAAACTCTTCCACCCCATGCATACACCATTGAATACCAAAGGTCAACGTCAGCACCTAAGGATGCACCCCACTGAGAGCCATCTGTTTTTGTAAGAGCCTTAACCATAGTTGCAAACTCATCCCATGTTTTTGGAGGGTGATCAAAACCTGCTTCTTTAAGCATATCTACATTGTAGTACATTACCTCGACACTCTTATTGAAAGGCAGCATCCACATCTTACCATCTGGCATATAGCCATCTTTCCACATGATTGGGAAGAAGTCATTAATATCTGCTTGTGAAAGCCCCATTGAAGGATCTTTTACAAATTTCTCCATCGGTGTGAGAAGGTTACCAAGCATATAGTTTGCAACCCAGTTTTCATAAGCCTGAGTTAAAACCGGTGGTTGACCTGATGCAACTGCTGCTGTTGTCTTTTGTTGCAGAGAAGAGTAGTTTGCAACAGCGGTTTGAACAATCTTATATCTTGGGTGAGTTGCATTAAATTCATCAATGAGTTTTGTAAGTGCCTTCCCAAGTGCTGCTTGCATTGCATGCCAGAAGGTAATTTCAGTTGGATTCTTTATCCAATCTTCAGAGAATTTAACGGTAACAGATTTTTCAGTTGCATTCCACGTAATATCTGCACCAAGTGAATCAGATACAAATCTTAGAGGGACAACAGTTCTTCCTGTTTGTTTAATGATTGTTGCAGGTGAATCAAGATAGACTGTATAACCATTGACAGTTGCAGTTGATGAATCAATCTTGAGGACAATTGTGTTTCCAAGAAGTTTAATTGTTGCTTCACGAGTGGATCCATTCCAATCAACTGTTGCGCCAAATGCCTCTGAGATAAATCTAATTGGAACAAGAGTTCTTCCATTTACGATAACAGGTGCCTGATCAAGAGTCGTAGATTTTCCATCGATTGTGCCAGTGGTTTTTCCTACATAAACTACAATGGTCTTCACATTCTGTGCCTGAACTGATGGAACTACCTTTACAAAGGTAAAGACCATAACTAAGATTGCAAGTACTGCAATCAGTTTCTTCATACTCTACCTCCTTTCAAAATTTGGGTTTTACCCATTGTATTAAATTATACTACTTACTAAAACTCAGTCAATACACCTTTTTCAAGGATTTGAACATTCTTGTGCACCACATTAAACCGCTCTGGTATCTGTGTATGAATAGGAAGAAGTATCTCCGGATTTATTTCTTTTGCCATCCAAAGGATTTCTGTCTCTGAAGCATGCCCTGGTGAGTGGATCCTAAATAAAGGAAGATTAAATTTTGAAAGCCAATTTTCTAATATTTTTGTATTTGCAGGATCAACGGATGAAAGTGGCTCTCCACCTGACATAATATAGGCAGAACCTACAACTGGCTTAATATCAAGAAGTTCGGTAATGTGGTTAAAATTTAATAATAAAATTTCTTTATTCTGATTTGCAAGAAATTCCTCTTTTGTAATAAA contains the following coding sequences:
- a CDS encoding phospholipase D-like domain-containing protein — encoded protein: MKKLKLLFISLIILSVVFLGTFKTVKSENTNEILISETFGGKQAILNELMKAKNELFINIYGFTDFDFIPPIINLAKQGVEVRVILEEAPYQSETQNFDIREMLKKYGIEVRWARPEFFLTHAKYVVIDDTEAIVLTGNFTYSSFAKNREFGLVTYNREDVETLKNLFNADWNRTNFTNTNPNVIVSPIDSREKIENALKSAKSSIKIWEQSISDQSIINILKEQKAKGVDVKILMPTSYAADAKKELGDSVLALPNPYIHAKTFIIDDTYAYIGSNNFTQPSLENERETALFTYNKDTINELELIWNWDLSHAIVP
- the udk gene encoding uridine kinase; its protein translation is MKPTFIGIAGGTGSGKTTVAKIIQKSLGKDKTAIISMDSYYKDFPELTIEERKKLNYDHPSIFDIELLKKHLEDLKHGIPIKVPIYSFEKYARTGEFEDIYPKPIIIVEGILLFYYDEIRDFFSIKIFVDTDPDVRIIRRIERDVLERGRTLKSVINQYLETVRPMHIQFVEPTKQFADIIIPRGGKNEIAMDIILAKIKSILNQ
- a CDS encoding stalk domain-containing protein, producing MKKIIIILLTLIFLLTGASYTNAKEPIFTKPIGLYGGEIDKVVVSTNFSNDGIIFAGGPEGFYVSKDGAKTFNSINLSVGYNLTFEGINDFALSKDFSKDNTVYIGTKNGIYMTSDFGKSFKPYQMGIEATYITQLTSDPITNTLMAVSVSFEKRSDGKVLNTNLIMVNNGSSWKTVAKFTSEYVTAIATYNDNYFIGTEFGKFYKIDGTNKTLLYTVNSPITSISIKNNAYAFSTLGSGIYLSNDLKTFNQELNGNKIIGIKIDDLNNLYALSRTKKMFVKVNGSYTTYEIPVPSTNISFDVCADAIFIASYEYGIIKFDKASKTFSLSNTGITNINTTTLSFSPNYSTNKTVYLGTANNGLYVSRDGGKSFESIGNLDTHEILEVKEISNGTILIGTLGEGIFASTDAGKTFKQLDILKDHSVSVIYEYNKTLFIGTEDDGLYKSDLNLSNLEKIKDLYPYDLNINFVKGIGNYIFIATNGGNLYRSEDSGKTFKEIANNKFWGMSITGLDISKTFLSDGLVLVGTAAGEFISNDRGNTFMQIYDLGTTWADGVQISPNYASDGFMVVGAWGSSGTTYGNIYITKNRGLSYENIGFSLTNRYVINVFLSPDFYYGKSGSLFVLTSSGGLFRYSFETTPVEIILTVGKNEIIINSDKKTIDAAPYIKNGRTLVPIRFISEAFGATVEWNNTTKEVTIKYQNKTIILKIGSSYAIVNGKQTPIDIDPKVVPEITSGRTFVPIRFISETFGAKVEWDNITRQVRITLGG
- a CDS encoding carbohydrate ABC transporter permease, with product MEEAQVLAGLKRRKKILEYITSYGFITPALIILGVFAIFPTFYVFYLSLFDWSMIGGKTFIGLQNYLNLLIKPPYSQDFWHAALVTVEYVALQVPITMALSLFLATLLMKPIKFRSFFRLGIFVAYVTPLVATSIVWEWIFHPDYGILNSILKLLNLPPSPWLIGFPSALFAIVIYTVWHDLGYSTILFMAGLTAVSKELQEAAQIDGANAWGVFWHVTWPLLSPTTFYIFIISLIGAFRMFTPVLVLTQGGPYNSTTTIGYMLYREAFQYWKSGFASSIAVVLFGIIFSITLIQFRVTGRRVFYSEGTEGEE
- a CDS encoding GTP-binding protein, which produces MSTINFAKREISFKIVYYGPAMSGKTTNLRHIYTTLPDKVKGDFTSIATETERTLFFDFLPLELGSIKGFTIRLSLYTVPGQYIYKLTRKSVLRATDGIVFVADSQIEKRQENIDSFQDMIENLIEFGENVETMPIILQYNKRDLPNILSIEELQQDLNKDNKYQYFEAIAQEGINVVETLKAITKLVVQKA
- a CDS encoding roadblock/LC7 domain-containing protein; translation: MEGRLSKVQIVLNEEELKKIEELFGEYLVESEARDIVLLNKSGELLAKSGDITSDVAQNISALAAGVFSATNELARLLGEKEFTITFHQGQETNIHISLITQNALLAMIFDNKLPIGAIRFWAKKTGNEIKPIIEGAEKRAENQTQKVINEDVEKDIEDLF
- a CDS encoding carbohydrate ABC transporter permease, which gives rise to MKINFKKSYFFSYLILAFVTIVMVFPFYWMIVTSLSKPENLFRYPPKLWPDFQWKNYIDMWKSNPQGVPWTRYILNTIFVATTTTLLSLFNSSLAGFAFARLKFPLKNQIFMLILGIMMIPGELMLIPNYLTLYRLNWLNSYQALIIPFGASVFGTFLTRQAFKQIPNELWEAAQIDGCSIGRFYFNIALPIIKPTLFALALFVFLGAWNAFLWPLIVNTDPRFMPLEVALYSFIGAESTNWQLLAAAATMATTPVLILFLIFQTQFIEGISRGAIKG
- a CDS encoding extracellular solute-binding protein, with amino-acid sequence MKKLIAVLAILVMVFTFVKVVPSVQAQNVKTIVVYVGKTTGTIDGKSTTLDQAPVIVNGRTLVPIRFISEAFGATVDWNGSTREATIKLLGNTIVLKIDSSTATVNGYTVYLDSPATIIKQTGRTVVPLRFVSDSLGADITWNATEKSVTVKFSEDWIKNPTEITFWHAMQAALGKALTKLIDEFNATHPRYKIVQTAVANYSSLQQKTTAAVASGQPPVLTQAYENWVANYMLGNLLTPMEKFVKDPSMGLSQADINDFFPIMWKDGYMPDGKMWMLPFNKSVEVMYYNVDMLKEAGFDHPPKTWDEFATMVKALTKTDGSQWGASLGADVDLWYSMVYAWGGRVLTDDYRNVLFDKDTNVLKAVEFMNDLYKNGYIHFTTGYNYQTDFGNKKCAFVFASVASYTYIDQAVAGKFKWSQAPIPAGPKGQYTSMYGTNVVIFGQKYSADVQRGAWEFVKWFDAPYQTARWSIDTGYLPVRKSALDLPVFKQFLSEHPERKAGLDSLNFAIVQPPTKEWNQARSDIGAELQKIYLQKISPADGIKELGQKLRSYIR